TATCCGGACTATCAAGAAACCCTCTGGAAAATCGTTCAGAGACTCTTACCTGAATGACCCTGTGATTTTTAACCTACGAAAAATTGCCACAACAATCAAAAAAGACTGATTTTATTGCTTTCTTGCATCTCCTCCGTTATTCACGTATTTTAGCGTTTGAATATATCTACTTCTGAATGAAAGTCCGGGCATACGCGAAAATCAACCTTGGACTCCACGTCCTCGGTAAGCGATCCGACGGGTATCACTCCATCGAGACCGTCTTCCGGCTCATTGATCTCTACGACGATTTGGAGATGGTTCAGAACGATCAGGGAATTCAGTTCTCCTCCAACAGACCCGAGCTGTCTGACGACAACACCAACCTCTGTGTGCGCGCAGCGCACGTCCTCCGGGATCTCACCGGGTGTCACACCGGTGTTGAAATGAAACTGACAAAACGCATCCCCATCGGCGCGGGGCTCGGCGGGGGGAGCGCGGATGCGGCAGCCACTCTCCGGGGACTGACAAAACTCTGGTCACTCGACATCAGCCCGGACGAGCTGCAGACCATCGGCGAGACGCTGGGATCAGATGTCCCGTTCTTCTTCACAGGACAAACAGCATTCGCCACAGGAAGAGGAGAAATCCTGGAGAGCTTCGTGTTGCCGCTTCCCTACACCATCCTGGTGGCCACTCCGCCAATCCACGTTTCCACCGCCTGGGCCTATTCCTCACTTCGACTCGCCGAGAACAGAAAACGACCGAAATTGAAAGAGCTGCTCTCCGGCAACACTCGCGACATCCCGACGCTTCGCCGGGAGCTTTCGAACGACTTCGAAGCGACGATTTTCGAGAGGCATCCTGAGATCGCGAAGCTGAAAGAGGCCTTCATGTCCGGGGGCGCTGACATAGCCCTTATGAGCGGCAGCGGATCGTCTGTGTTCGGGCTTTTTTCTGCTGCCGAAACAGCCAGAGGGCTCGCATCTGATCTTTCGAAACAGTATTTCACATCGGTCACAGAGCCGCAGTTCAAACCAGAGATCAACTAACAAGTGACTGATCGAGTGCAGATCCGACATTCTCC
This genomic window from Ignavibacteriales bacterium contains:
- the ispE gene encoding 4-(cytidine 5'-diphospho)-2-C-methyl-D-erythritol kinase → MKVRAYAKINLGLHVLGKRSDGYHSIETVFRLIDLYDDLEMVQNDQGIQFSSNRPELSDDNTNLCVRAAHVLRDLTGCHTGVEMKLTKRIPIGAGLGGGSADAAATLRGLTKLWSLDISPDELQTIGETLGSDVPFFFTGQTAFATGRGEILESFVLPLPYTILVATPPIHVSTAWAYSSLRLAENRKRPKLKELLSGNTRDIPTLRRELSNDFEATIFERHPEIAKLKEAFMSGGADIALMSGSGSSVFGLFSAAETARGLASDLSKQYFTSVTEPQFKPEIN